One segment of Spiroplasma cantharicola DNA contains the following:
- the atpD gene encoding F0F1 ATP synthase subunit beta — MTEKITQGKVVQVMGPVVDVKFKQEDMPKLYNTIELNNNGTKLVLEVVQHIGDDLVRTIAMGPTEGLVRGIIGTNTGGPISVPVGDKVLGRMFNVLGDPIDDKPPVKGERMPIHRLAPNYDELATSAEILETGIKVIDLMMPFAKGGKIGLFGGAGVGKTVLVQELINNVAKAHGGISVFAGVGERTREGNDLYFEMIDAGVIDKTSLVFGQMNEPPGARMRVALTGLTIAEYFRDIKNQDVLLFIDNIFRFTQAGSEVSALLGRMPSAVGYQPTLATEMGALQERITSTQKGSITSVQAVYVPADDLTDPAPATTFTHLDASVVLDRTIASLGIYPAIDPLNSNSRMLDPQIVGENHYQIALKVQETLQKYKELQSIIAILGMEELSEEDKIVVNRARKIRNFMSQPFTVGEKFTGRGGKYVAVKDTVSSFESILNGSLDHIPEILFMYAGSVEEVIERFQDKK, encoded by the coding sequence ATGACAGAAAAAATTACACAAGGTAAAGTTGTACAAGTAATGGGTCCAGTTGTTGATGTTAAATTCAAACAAGAGGATATGCCAAAACTTTATAATACAATTGAATTGAATAATAATGGAACAAAATTAGTTTTAGAAGTTGTTCAACACATTGGTGATGACTTAGTTAGAACTATTGCAATGGGTCCAACAGAAGGTTTAGTTAGAGGAATTATTGGAACTAACACTGGAGGCCCAATTAGTGTTCCAGTAGGGGACAAAGTTTTGGGAAGAATGTTTAATGTTTTAGGTGATCCAATAGATGATAAACCTCCAGTTAAAGGAGAAAGAATGCCAATTCATAGATTAGCACCAAATTATGATGAACTTGCAACTTCTGCTGAAATTTTAGAAACAGGAATTAAAGTTATTGACTTAATGATGCCCTTTGCAAAGGGAGGTAAAATTGGTCTTTTTGGTGGAGCAGGAGTTGGTAAAACAGTTCTTGTTCAGGAACTAATCAATAACGTAGCTAAAGCTCATGGAGGTATTTCTGTATTTGCAGGAGTTGGTGAAAGAACAAGAGAGGGAAATGATTTATATTTTGAAATGATAGATGCAGGAGTCATTGATAAAACTTCTTTAGTATTTGGTCAAATGAATGAACCACCAGGAGCAAGAATGAGAGTTGCTCTTACAGGTCTGACTATTGCAGAATATTTTAGAGATATTAAGAACCAAGATGTACTTTTATTTATTGACAATATTTTTAGATTTACTCAAGCTGGTTCAGAGGTTTCAGCACTTTTAGGAAGAATGCCTTCTGCTGTTGGATATCAACCAACATTGGCAACTGAAATGGGAGCACTTCAAGAAAGAATTACTTCAACTCAAAAAGGTTCAATTACATCAGTTCAAGCGGTTTATGTTCCAGCTGATGATTTAACTGATCCAGCACCAGCTACAACATTTACTCATTTAGATGCTTCAGTAGTTCTTGATAGAACTATTGCATCTTTAGGAATTTATCCAGCAATTGATCCATTGAATTCAAATTCAAGAATGTTAGATCCACAAATTGTAGGAGAAAATCATTATCAAATAGCTTTAAAAGTACAAGAAACATTACAAAAATATAAAGAATTGCAATCAATAATTGCAATTCTTGGAATGGAAGAATTATCAGAAGAAGATAAAATAGTAGTTAATAGAGCAAGAAAAATAAGAAATTTTATGTCTCAACCATTTACAGTTGGAGAAAAATTCACTGGCAGAGGTGGTAAATATGTTGCTGTAAAAGATACTGTAAGTTCATTTGAATCTATTTTAAATGGTAGTTTAGATCATATTCCTGAAATCTTATTTATGTATGCAGGTTCAGTTGAAGAAGTAATTGAAAGATTTCAAGATAAAAAGTAA
- a CDS encoding F0F1 ATP synthase subunit epsilon encodes MQLTKLKIITPDGVYIDDLEVEYANVKTSDGQITVYANHTSIVSTLLIGDMKYEIDGAKKYIHLHRGIIRVSKDQIKILTQRLYEVDEKGQRIKK; translated from the coding sequence ATGCAATTAACTAAATTGAAAATTATTACACCTGATGGTGTATACATAGATGATTTAGAAGTAGAATATGCAAATGTAAAAACTTCAGATGGACAAATAACAGTTTATGCTAATCATACATCAATAGTTTCAACACTTTTAATTGGTGATATGAAATATGAAATAGATGGAGCTAAAAAATATATTCATCTTCATAGGGGAATAATTAGAGTATCAAAAGATCAAATTAAAATATTAACTCAAAGACTTTATGAAGTTGATGAGAAGGGTCAAAGAATTAAAAAATAA
- a CDS encoding 5'-3' exonuclease: MDKKKVVIIDGYHLLHKGYYGSLKRKKVAINRDGVLINAVYVFVANVFQLVQSNEYHTVLVTFDVGKECWRKEIYPEYKATRKETPSDLIPQMQLVRDFLTAANIPWYEKVKYEGDDIMGTISRIAVKLGYKVEIVSNDKDTYQLVCDDVKVVSQQSKKCKQEIITKKEVFEKFGCKPCQIPDIKSLLGDQSDNIKGVRGMHYNTATKLVAKYGCVENIYKNLNDFPEEQRKKLELCKEKVLMNKQIAKILKNVDIGRINFKPLRINYIRFMGFLKREKMWAFTKMIEDKVKQQVSYREKIKTEIQELS; this comes from the coding sequence ATGGACAAGAAAAAAGTTGTGATTATAGATGGTTATCATCTTCTTCACAAGGGTTATTATGGAAGTTTAAAAAGAAAAAAAGTTGCTATAAATAGAGATGGTGTTTTAATTAATGCTGTCTATGTATTTGTGGCAAATGTTTTCCAATTAGTACAGTCAAATGAATATCATACTGTATTGGTTACATTTGATGTAGGAAAAGAATGCTGAAGAAAAGAAATATATCCCGAATATAAAGCAACAAGAAAAGAAACACCTTCAGATTTAATTCCTCAAATGCAACTGGTTAGAGATTTTTTAACAGCTGCAAATATTCCATGATATGAAAAAGTTAAATATGAAGGTGATGATATAATGGGTACTATATCTAGAATCGCTGTTAAATTGGGATACAAAGTTGAAATAGTTTCAAACGATAAAGATACATATCAATTAGTTTGCGACGATGTAAAAGTTGTTTCGCAACAATCAAAAAAATGTAAACAAGAAATAATAACAAAAAAAGAGGTATTTGAAAAATTTGGATGTAAACCTTGTCAAATACCAGATATAAAATCTTTACTAGGAGATCAATCTGACAATATAAAAGGTGTTAGAGGAATGCACTATAATACTGCAACTAAGCTAGTTGCTAAATATGGCTGTGTAGAAAATATTTATAAAAATTTAAATGACTTTCCTGAAGAGCAAAGAAAAAAACTTGAGCTTTGCAAGGAAAAGGTTTTAATGAATAAACAGATTGCAAAAATATTAAAAAATGTTGATATAGGTAGAATTAATTTTAAACCACTAAGAATAAACTATATAAGATTTATGGGTTTTCTAAAAAGAGAAAAAATGTGGGCCTTTACTAAAATGATAGAAGATAAAGTAAAACAACAAGTTAGCTATAGAGAAAAAATAAAAACAGAGATTCAAGAACTTTCTTAA
- a CDS encoding IMPACT family protein, which produces MIILKTLISKNIITRSFLTKKSRFITYISKVTNKTELENFIKKHSDKSATHNCYAFKYGHDGLNYGYNNDGEPNGTAGEPLLKLIEVNNVTDIIIFVKRYYGGIKLGTGGLQKAYTNSAIEIIKESEFKKLRLLNQIEINFKIADIKIINLFLIKKAEEVNYTYANDLVTAQFKLDEIKKLDFIKDKINILKIKQGYY; this is translated from the coding sequence ATGATAATTTTAAAAACATTAATCAGTAAAAATATTATAACCAGAAGCTTCTTAACTAAGAAATCAAGATTCATTACCTATATTTCAAAAGTAACAAATAAAACTGAATTAGAAAATTTTATAAAAAAACATAGTGATAAGAGTGCAACTCATAATTGTTATGCTTTTAAGTATGGCCATGATGGATTAAATTATGGATATAACAATGATGGTGAACCTAACGGAACTGCTGGTGAACCATTACTAAAACTAATTGAGGTAAATAATGTCACTGATATTATAATATTTGTTAAAAGATATTATGGTGGAATAAAATTAGGAACAGGTGGATTACAAAAAGCCTATACTAATTCAGCAATTGAAATAATTAAGGAAAGCGAATTTAAAAAGTTAAGACTTCTAAATCAAATAGAAATCAATTTTAAAATTGCAGATATTAAAATTATTAATTTATTTTTAATAAAAAAAGCAGAAGAAGTTAATTATACATATGCTAACGATTTAGTCACTGCACAATTCAAACTAGATGAAATTAAAAAATTAGATTTTATTAAAGATAAAATAAATATTTTAAAAATTAAGCAAGGGTATTATTAA
- a CDS encoding TSUP family transporter, with product MRKEDIKVNEEEAQLLLSSQEHKKKFARWMLFFSIAMVATVISILINYLVFFPWQNPGKVIWQGEQLIAFIICIFLLLSAVVFSIIYFWFTLKVKHDDINQKEKAILAIGFTGGFTDTIGVGSFGVITGLLKGTKAIKDDTKLPGTLNVALGVSALIESALFVGSIQVNIATLLILVIAIICGTFVGSLFVSKIKDQTSIKIIMGVALFFVAILMILTHPQVNVISTSNIGDKTSLMDKPWRIIVGTIVFFFLGMIQSFGIGLYAPAMATLSFLGLQQEVVFPIMACGSALCMLPAAHTFIKRKKYLQQTSNLIMISAIFGVVCSFLLIFVGLQMGAGMDKRTFDIVLKWLAIAVIFYVSISMLVEFYLIKKRQKINKGE from the coding sequence ATGAGAAAAGAAGATATTAAAGTTAATGAAGAAGAAGCTCAGTTACTTTTATCATCGCAAGAACATAAGAAAAAATTTGCAAGATGAATGCTATTTTTTTCAATTGCAATGGTAGCAACTGTAATATCAATTTTAATAAATTATCTAGTTTTTTTCCCTTGACAAAATCCTGGGAAAGTTATTTGACAAGGTGAGCAATTAATTGCTTTTATAATTTGTATATTTTTATTATTATCAGCGGTTGTATTCAGCATAATTTACTTTTGATTTACATTAAAAGTTAAGCATGATGATATAAATCAAAAAGAAAAAGCAATTTTAGCAATTGGTTTTACTGGCGGATTTACAGATACAATCGGAGTTGGCTCTTTTGGAGTTATTACTGGTTTATTAAAAGGAACAAAAGCAATTAAAGATGACACAAAACTACCTGGTACATTAAATGTAGCTTTAGGTGTTAGTGCCTTAATAGAATCAGCTTTATTTGTTGGTTCTATCCAAGTTAATATTGCAACCTTATTAATTTTAGTTATAGCAATTATTTGCGGAACTTTTGTTGGTTCGCTATTTGTATCAAAAATAAAAGATCAAACATCTATAAAAATTATTATGGGAGTAGCTTTATTTTTTGTAGCTATATTAATGATTTTAACTCACCCACAAGTGAATGTAATTAGCACATCAAATATTGGTGATAAAACATCTCTAATGGATAAACCGTGAAGAATTATTGTTGGAACAATTGTATTTTTCTTTTTAGGAATGATCCAATCATTTGGAATTGGTTTATATGCACCAGCAATGGCTACACTTTCATTTTTAGGATTACAACAAGAAGTAGTATTTCCAATAATGGCTTGTGGTTCAGCATTATGTATGTTACCAGCAGCACATACTTTTATAAAAAGAAAAAAATATTTACAGCAAACATCCAATCTTATTATGATATCTGCAATTTTTGGAGTCGTCTGTTCATTTCTACTAATCTTTGTAGGACTGCAAATGGGAGCAGGAATGGATAAAAGAACTTTTGATATAGTTCTTAAATGATTAGCAATAGCTGTTATATTTTATGTCTCAATATCTATGTTAGTTGAATTTTATTTAATTAAAAAAAGACAAAAAATAAATAAAGGAGAATAG
- a CDS encoding glycine C-acetyltransferase, whose amino-acid sequence MDLYNRLEKELKIRKEDKLYNIIKILEGAQSDIVKINNKDFLNMCSNNYLGFANDPITVKAIKEAVDKYGVGPGAVRSISGSYSVHSEFERVLADFKKSEDALVVQSGFQANTGLIPTITTEEDLIISDELNHASIIDGIRLSKAKRAVYKHCDMEDLEKILKENSNKVNGNIFIITDGVFSMDGDIAPLDKISVLAKKYNAYSIVDDAHGEGVLGPNGQGSIAHFGLEGKIDIEVGTLSKAYGLVGGFICGKSVLIEYLKQKSRVFLFSSSLQTGICYAGIKIVKEMQKSNERIKKLWENTKHIQNKFIENGYSIGTTKTPITPFMVGEEAIATELTKILFEKQILVSPIIYPTVAKGKARIRLMISSLHSKEELDKVYKIITEEFEKIKTKGDK is encoded by the coding sequence ATGGATTTATATAATCGTTTAGAAAAAGAATTAAAAATTAGAAAAGAAGATAAACTTTATAACATTATCAAAATATTAGAGGGTGCTCAAAGCGATATTGTCAAAATTAATAATAAGGATTTTTTGAATATGTGTTCAAATAATTATTTAGGTTTTGCAAATGACCCGATTACTGTGAAAGCTATTAAAGAGGCAGTTGATAAATATGGGGTAGGTCCTGGAGCAGTAAGATCAATTTCTGGTAGTTATTCTGTTCATAGTGAATTTGAAAGAGTTTTAGCTGATTTTAAGAAATCAGAAGATGCTTTAGTTGTTCAAAGTGGTTTTCAAGCCAATACAGGTTTAATACCCACAATTACAACAGAAGAGGACTTGATTATTTCTGATGAATTAAATCATGCTTCAATCATTGATGGTATTCGTTTATCAAAAGCAAAAAGAGCAGTTTATAAACACTGTGATATGGAAGATTTAGAAAAAATATTAAAAGAAAATTCTAATAAAGTAAATGGAAACATTTTTATTATTACAGATGGTGTATTTTCAATGGACGGTGATATTGCACCATTAGATAAAATTAGTGTTTTGGCAAAAAAATATAATGCTTATAGTATTGTTGATGATGCACATGGTGAAGGAGTATTAGGACCAAATGGTCAAGGCTCAATTGCTCACTTTGGTCTTGAAGGAAAAATTGATATTGAAGTTGGAACATTATCAAAAGCATATGGATTAGTTGGTGGTTTCATTTGTGGTAAATCAGTACTAATTGAATATCTAAAACAAAAATCAAGAGTCTTTTTATTTTCATCATCATTACAAACAGGGATTTGCTATGCTGGGATAAAAATTGTAAAGGAAATGCAAAAGTCAAATGAAAGAATTAAAAAACTTTGAGAAAACACTAAGCATATTCAAAATAAATTTATTGAAAATGGTTATTCAATTGGTACTACAAAAACTCCAATAACACCATTTATGGTTGGAGAAGAGGCAATAGCAACAGAATTAACTAAAATATTATTTGAAAAACAAATTTTAGTTTCTCCAATTATTTATCCAACAGTTGCAAAAGGAAAAGCAAGAATAAGATTAATGATTTCTTCTTTACATTCAAAAGAAGAATTAGATAAAGTATACAAAATTATTACAGAAGAGTTTGAAAAAATTAAAACAAAAGGAGATAAATAG
- a CDS encoding L-threonine 3-dehydrogenase → MKKVLITGALGQIGSELVSRLRKDLGIDNVIATDIRKLDDNFICDEGIFEKLDVTDYNSFLKLAKDNKVDTIVHLAALLSATAEKNPKFAWDLNMTGLMNALEIAKELKTKFFAPSSIAAYGPDAQPDNTPQDTVMNPTTMYGVTKVAGELLENYYNRKYNVDSRSVRFPGLISYKVEPGGGTTDYAVDIYYQALLTGKYECYIDKGTKMDMMYMDDAIDAIVKLMNADEKRLVHRNSFNITAMSFAPEEIFESIKKYIPNFKMEYKVDPVRQKIAESWPNSIDDSCARKEWDFNPKFDLDSMTKEMLEKLEQKLKAEGKI, encoded by the coding sequence ATGAAAAAAGTTTTAATTACAGGAGCTTTAGGACAGATAGGTTCAGAATTAGTTTCACGTTTAAGAAAAGATTTAGGAATAGATAATGTTATAGCAACAGATATAAGAAAACTTGATGATAATTTTATTTGTGATGAAGGTATTTTTGAAAAATTAGATGTAACTGATTATAATTCATTTTTAAAGTTAGCCAAAGATAATAAAGTAGATACAATTGTTCATTTGGCTGCCTTACTTTCTGCAACTGCAGAAAAAAATCCCAAATTCGCTTGAGATTTAAATATGACTGGTTTAATGAATGCTTTAGAAATAGCAAAAGAATTAAAAACTAAATTCTTTGCTCCTTCTTCAATAGCTGCATATGGACCAGATGCACAACCAGATAATACTCCACAAGATACTGTTATGAACCCTACAACAATGTATGGTGTGACAAAAGTTGCAGGAGAATTATTAGAAAATTATTATAATAGAAAATATAATGTTGATTCAAGATCAGTAAGATTTCCAGGTTTAATTTCATATAAAGTAGAACCAGGTGGAGGAACTACTGATTATGCTGTAGATATTTATTATCAAGCTTTATTAACTGGTAAATACGAGTGTTATATTGATAAAGGTACAAAAATGGATATGATGTATATGGATGATGCAATTGATGCGATTGTTAAATTGATGAATGCAGATGAAAAAAGATTAGTTCATAGAAACTCATTTAATATAACTGCAATGTCTTTTGCACCAGAAGAAATTTTTGAATCAATTAAAAAATATATTCCAAATTTCAAAATGGAGTATAAAGTAGATCCTGTTCGTCAAAAAATAGCAGAATCTTGACCGAATAGTATTGATGATAGTTGTGCAAGAAAAGAATGAGATTTTAATCCTAAATTTGATTTAGACTCAATGACAAAAGAGATGTTAGAAAAATTAGAGCAAAAATTAAAAGCAGAAGGAAAAATTTAA
- the secA gene encoding preprotein translocase subunit SecA produces the protein MARDKSIVKKHGKIADEIISLEADYEKLSEADLLNKTQEFKERLANGETLDDLLVEAFAVVREVAFRVLKLKAYKVQLIGAIILHQGDIAEMRTGEGKTLTGLFPAYLNALSGQGVHVVTVNEYLSRRDSEINGQVYDMLGISVGLNGRDLSKEQKRNAYAKDITYTTNSELGFDYLRDNMVYRLDQKVQRKLNFAIIDEADSILIDEARTPLIISGGSQNRINLYKAADAFSKSLDEKTDIEIDLESKQVYLIEPGIQKAHKFFSIDNLFDFRNTEVFHLIMNALKAMFTFKKEVEYTVQGNEIILIDQFTGRTMPGRAYSDGLQQALQAKEDVEIEEETTTLATITYQNFYRLYNKLSGMTGTAKTEEEEFLKIYNTRVIVCPTNKPIIRVDEPDLTFGTINAKLKHLVKDLEEVKNAGRPILIGTTSVDSSEQVSHYLEKAGLKFEMINAKNHHREAEIVEKAGQVGSITLATNMAGRGTDIKLSEEAKKNGGLFVMGIERNEARRIDNQLRGRAGRQGDPGSSRFYISMEDELMIRFSAPKLRQMFLKLGDDHIKSRLFTRAITNAQKKLEGLNFDQRKNVLDYDNILSQQREAIYSQRDSILEQETLKGVIARFQYTIAYEIVERNSELVRGERTINIPSLIKEIDSRFVIEGSLTENDFSGLEKGQIAKKISENMMELYLSKTSSVPQEVISEMERRTILQSLDYHWQKHININQKLRSGIYLQQYAQNNPLHEYVEESARLFNKMKIMIAEETIIKLYGSFVREVSQEGKNLEFRNDEPKTINISDKDIDQILEEWKIPKEKFARKTVEDRFKELKKELKGKKDELEKVKFQYAILEGLMKKLDEVFAQQQKTTEVPFEEVERMMTKFKLKKTFTAKDVKTSYEKLIKKETDEKEKTKLLIETQILTALAAELEKRQKEFKIVDEKGKVKKTFKTNPDGSISEDDIEDTEQVQTKTKIG, from the coding sequence ATGGCAAGAGATAAATCAATAGTTAAGAAGCATGGTAAAATAGCAGATGAAATTATTTCACTAGAAGCTGATTATGAGAAATTAAGTGAAGCTGATTTATTAAATAAAACACAAGAATTTAAAGAAAGATTAGCTAATGGTGAAACTTTAGACGATCTTTTAGTTGAAGCTTTTGCAGTAGTTAGAGAAGTTGCATTTAGAGTTTTAAAACTAAAAGCTTATAAAGTTCAATTAATTGGGGCAATAATTTTACACCAAGGAGATATTGCTGAGATGAGAACCGGGGAAGGTAAAACTTTAACTGGTCTTTTTCCTGCTTATTTAAATGCATTATCTGGACAAGGAGTTCACGTTGTTACTGTTAATGAATATTTATCACGAAGAGATAGTGAAATTAACGGTCAAGTTTATGACATGCTAGGGATTAGTGTTGGACTAAATGGTAGGGATCTTTCAAAAGAACAAAAGAGAAATGCTTATGCAAAAGATATAACTTATACAACTAACTCAGAATTAGGTTTTGATTATTTAAGAGATAATATGGTTTATCGTCTAGACCAAAAAGTTCAAAGAAAACTTAATTTTGCAATTATTGATGAGGCTGACTCAATACTTATTGATGAGGCAAGAACTCCATTAATTATTTCTGGTGGAAGTCAAAATAGAATTAATTTATATAAAGCAGCAGATGCTTTTTCTAAATCATTAGATGAAAAAACAGATATTGAAATTGATTTAGAATCAAAACAAGTTTATTTAATTGAACCAGGAATTCAAAAAGCACATAAATTCTTTAGTATTGATAACTTGTTTGATTTTAGAAACACTGAAGTATTTCACTTAATTATGAATGCTTTAAAAGCAATGTTTACTTTTAAAAAAGAAGTTGAATATACTGTTCAGGGTAATGAGATTATTTTAATTGATCAATTTACAGGAAGAACAATGCCAGGTAGAGCATATAGTGATGGTTTACAACAAGCTTTACAAGCAAAAGAAGATGTTGAAATTGAAGAAGAAACAACAACACTAGCAACAATAACTTATCAAAATTTTTATAGACTTTATAATAAACTTTCAGGAATGACAGGAACTGCAAAAACTGAAGAGGAAGAATTTTTAAAAATATATAATACAAGAGTTATTGTTTGTCCAACAAATAAACCAATTATCAGAGTTGACGAACCAGACTTAACTTTTGGAACAATCAATGCCAAATTAAAACATTTAGTAAAAGATTTGGAAGAAGTAAAAAATGCTGGAAGACCAATCCTTATTGGAACAACTTCAGTTGACTCTTCTGAACAAGTTTCTCATTATTTAGAAAAAGCTGGTTTAAAATTTGAAATGATTAATGCCAAAAATCACCATAGAGAAGCTGAAATAGTTGAAAAAGCTGGACAAGTAGGTTCAATAACATTAGCTACTAATATGGCTGGTCGTGGAACAGACATCAAGCTTTCAGAAGAAGCTAAGAAAAATGGTGGTCTATTTGTTATGGGTATTGAACGTAACGAAGCTAGACGTATCGATAATCAATTAAGGGGTAGAGCTGGTAGACAAGGTGACCCAGGAAGTTCAAGATTTTATATTTCAATGGAAGATGAATTAATGATTCGTTTTTCAGCTCCAAAATTAAGACAAATGTTTTTAAAATTAGGAGACGACCATATTAAATCAAGATTGTTTACAAGAGCAATTACAAATGCTCAAAAAAAACTTGAAGGATTGAATTTTGATCAACGTAAAAATGTTTTAGATTATGACAATATTCTTTCACAACAACGTGAAGCAATATACTCTCAAAGAGATTCAATTTTAGAACAAGAAACTTTAAAAGGAGTTATTGCAAGATTTCAATACACAATTGCATATGAAATTGTTGAAAGAAATTCAGAGCTTGTTAGAGGTGAAAGAACAATTAATATCCCTTCTTTAATAAAAGAAATTGATTCAAGGTTTGTTATTGAAGGTTCATTAACTGAAAATGATTTTAGTGGATTAGAAAAAGGTCAAATAGCTAAAAAGATATCTGAAAATATGATGGAATTATATTTGAGTAAAACAAGTTCAGTACCTCAGGAAGTTATAAGCGAAATGGAAAGAAGAACTATTCTTCAATCATTAGATTATCACTGACAAAAACACATTAATATAAATCAAAAATTAAGAAGTGGAATTTACTTACAACAATATGCACAAAATAACCCATTACATGAGTATGTTGAAGAATCAGCTAGATTATTTAATAAAATGAAAATAATGATTGCAGAAGAAACAATAATTAAACTTTATGGGTCATTTGTTAGAGAAGTTAGTCAAGAAGGAAAAAATCTTGAATTTAGAAATGACGAACCAAAAACTATTAATATAAGTGATAAAGATATCGATCAAATTTTAGAAGAATGAAAAATTCCTAAAGAAAAATTTGCAAGAAAAACTGTTGAAGATAGATTTAAAGAACTTAAAAAAGAGTTAAAAGGTAAAAAAGATGAGTTAGAAAAAGTTAAATTTCAGTATGCTATTCTTGAAGGTTTAATGAAAAAACTTGATGAAGTTTTTGCACAACAACAAAAAACTACTGAGGTTCCTTTCGAAGAAGTTGAAAGAATGATGACTAAGTTTAAATTGAAGAAAACTTTCACTGCAAAAGACGTCAAAACTAGTTATGAGAAATTAATTAAAAAAGAAACTGATGAAAAAGAAAAAACTAAACTTTTAATTGAAACTCAGATATTAACTGCTTTAGCTGCAGAGTTAGAAAAAAGACAAAAAGAATTTAAAATTGTTGACGAAAAAGGTAAAGTTAAAAAAACATTTAAGACTAATCCCGATGGTTCAATATCAGAAGATGATATTGAAGATACAGAACAAGTTCAAACAAAAACAAAAATTGGTTAA